The following are from one region of the Epinephelus fuscoguttatus linkage group LG11, E.fuscoguttatus.final_Chr_v1 genome:
- the mep1a.1 gene encoding meprin A, alpha (PABA peptide hydrolase), tandem duplicate 1 isoform X1 has translation MMMKRVLLLFGLVALATSYTIPVSSEIQEVYKNGEDENPILNLGSDANLFEGDIFVPQGKNAMIDKRYRWKFPIPYILGDDLDLNAKGCVHQAFEMYRLKSCVDFKPYEGEKTFIKFEKRGGCFSSVGDQQIGQILSLGTGCDHKAVIEHELLHALGFYHEQSRTDRDDYVDIWLDYVIPGLEHNFNKYNDDYITDQNTAYDYESVMHYRPFSFNKNDSTPTITTKIPEFYNIIGQYLDFSEMDTLRLNRMYNCSGPLTLLDQCAFEYASICGMIQASTDGADWVHTKSSVGAEDHTLLGKCRDAGYFMHFSTMTGKPQESALLESRTLYPKRKLQCLQFFYKMTGSSKDRLVIWVKMDDGTGTIRRMKKIHTFYADSDHTWKIAHVPMEVGVKFRYAFQAVRGDPSASAGGIFIDDISLTETRCPNSVWRIQNFSKIMETADHDTFIDSPRFYSPEGYGYGVRIWPLSTYADYTGNYTGLYFFLASGANDAVMQWPAVNRQATLVVMDQDPDIKLRMSTARSLTTDMRKTPDGKFFWDNPAKVGTHDPSCDCYKSESWGWRNFVKHFDLRRRNYLKNDDLIIFIDFEDITSLINTEVPIKPKE, from the exons ATGATGATGAAGCGAGTGCTGCTATTGTTTGGATTGGTGGCCCTAGCCACTTCATATACT ATACCTGTTTCCTCTGAGATACAAG AGGTGTATAAGAACGGTGAGGATGAGAACCCAATCCTAAACCTGG GATCAGATGCCAACTTGTTTGAAGGAGACATTTTTGTTCCA CAAGGAAAGAATGCCATGATTGACAAAAGATACAGATGGAAATTTCCAATTCCTTACATTCTGGGTGATGATTTGG ATTTGAATGCCAAGGGCTGCGTCCACCAGGCTTTTGAAATGTATCGGCTGAAGTCTTGTGTTGACTTCAAGCCTTATGAGGGAGAGAAGACATTCATCAAGTTTGAAAAGAGAGGAGG ATGTTTCTCCAGCGTTGGTGACCAGCAGATTGGCCAGATTCTGTCTTTGGGCACAGGCTGTGACCACAAGGCAGTGattgaacatgagctactccaCGCTCTGGGGTTTTATCATGAACAGTCCCGAACAGACAGGGATGACTATGTTGACATCTGGCTGGATTACGTTATACCAG GACTTGAACACAACTTCAACAAATACAACGATGACTACATCACTGATCAAAACACGGCATACGACTACGAGTCTGTGATGCATTACAGGCCCTTCTCCTTCAATAAGAATGACTCCACCCCCACTATCACCACCAAGATTCCAGAGTTCTACAACATCATTGGTCAGTACCTCGACTTCAGTGAGATGGATACCCTAAGGCTGAACCGGATGTATAACTGCT CTGGTCCTCTAACCCTGCTAGACCAGTGTGCCTTTGAGTATGCCAGCATCTGCGGGATGATCCAGGCCTCCACTGATGGTGCCGACTGGGTCCATACCAAGAGCAGTGTGGGTGCTGAGGATCACACACTTCTGGGAAAATGCAGAG ATGCTGGCTACTTCATGCACTTTAGCACCATGACTGGGAAGCCTCAGGAGTCTGCACTCCTGGAATCCCGAACCCTCTATCCCAAGAGGAAGCTTCAGTGTCTGCAGTTCTTCTACAAGATGACAGGAAGCTCCAAGGACAGGCTGGTGATCTGGGTTAAGATGGATGATGGCACAGGCACCATTCGTAGAATGAAGAAAATACACACCTTTTATG CTGATTCTGACCACACATGGAAGATCGCCCATGTCCCAATGGAAGTAGGAGTAAAATTCCGTTATGCTTTCCAAGCTGTGCGCGGTGATCCCTCTGCATCTGCTGGTGGCATCTTCATCGACGACATCAGCCTAACTGAGACACGCTGCCCCAACAGCGTGTGGAGGATCCAGAACTTCTCCAAGATCATGGAAACGGCTGACCACGACACATTCATTGACAGCCCTCGTTTCTACAGCCCTGAAGGCTACGGTTACGGTGTCCGTATCTGGCCACTGTCGACTTACGCTGATTACACTGGGAACTACACAGGGCTGTATTTCTTCCTGGCCAGCGGGGCAAATGATGCGGTGATGCAGTGGCCAGCAGTAAACAGACAGGCCACCTTGGTTGTGATGGACCAAGACCCAGACATTAAGCTGAGGATGTCCACCGCTCGCAGCCTCACAACTGATATGAGGAAGA CCCCAGATGGAAAGTTCTTTTGGGACAATCCCGCCAAAGTGGGGACACATGACCCTTCCTGTGATTGCTACAAAAGTGAGTCATGGGGCTGGCGGAATTTTGTCAAGCACTTTGACCTCAGGCGGCGCAATTATCTCAAGAATGATGACCTCATCATCTTCATCGACTTTGAGG ATATAACATCACTAATCAACACAGAAGTGCCCATTAAACCAAAGGAATGA